One Spea bombifrons isolate aSpeBom1 chromosome 1, aSpeBom1.2.pri, whole genome shotgun sequence DNA window includes the following coding sequences:
- the GCNT1 gene encoding beta-1,3-galactosyl-O-glycosyl-glycoprotein beta-1,6-N-acetylglucosaminyltransferase, with protein MLKRKLRHCQRNRVNLLLFAALMIATITVVKNHHKSFFSGSGRNLELTREDGHVNCTKILHGDIEEIQNAKLDLLTVDYKKRHQRLTENDYINMTKDCDSFTKDRKYILFPLSKEENDFPIAYSIVAHHKIDMLERLLRSIYMPQNYYCIHVDQKSPQSFKAAVEALAACFDNVFIASQLETVVYASWSRVQADLNCMKDLHALGGQWKYLINLCGMDFPIKTNRETVEALKALKGANSLETEKMPPHKEVRWRKHYEIMDGAIRKTETDKKAPPLQVPIFSGSAYFVVSRAFVSYVLRNEKIQAFLEWSKDTYSPDEYLWATLQRIPEVPGSVPANGKYDISDMNAIARFVKWQYLEGEVSKGAPYPPCSGTHVRAVCVFGAGDLQLMLGKHHLFANKFDIDTDPIAIQCLEEHLRHTALHPERDL; from the coding sequence ATGCTGAAAAGAAAATTACGTCACTGCCAAAGGAATAGAGTGAACCTTCTGCTTTTCGCCGCTCTCATGATAGCAACCATAACAGTGGTGAAAAATCACCACAAATCGTTTTTTAGCGGTAGCGGCCGCAACTTGGAGTTGACTAGGGAGGACGGTCATGTGAACTGCACCAAAATTCTGCACGGCGATATCGAAGAGATCCAGAATGCCAAACTAGATTTGTTAACCGTTGATTACAAAAAACGGCATCAACGGCTGACGGAAAATGACTAcattaatatgacaaaagacTGTGACTCTTTTACCAAAGATCggaaatatattctttttcctCTAAGCAAGGAAGAGAATGACTTCCCTATTGCTTATTCGATAGTCGCTCACCATAAGATTGACATGCTAGAGAGACTCTTGCGTTCCATATATATGCCCCAAAATTATTACTGCATTCATGTTGACCAAAAATCCCCTCAATCTTTTAAGGCAGCAGTTGAGGCACTTGCAGCCTGTTTTGATAATGTCTTTATTGCCAGCCAGTTGGAGACGGTGGTATATGCATCATGGTCTCGCGTTCAGGCCGATCTCAACTGCATGAAGGACCTACATGCTCTTGGCGGACAGTGGAAATACTTAATCAACCTCTGTGGTATGGACTTTCCTATTAAAACCAACAGAGAAACTGTGGAGGCGTTAAAAGCTTTAAAGGGTGCCAACAGCCTTGAAACCGAAAAGATGCCGCCACACAAGGAAGTACGGTGGAGGAAACATTATGAGATCATGGATGGTGCCATCCGCAAAACTGAAACCGACAAAAAGGCACCGCCGTTACAAGTTCCGATTTTTTCCGGTAGTGCTTATTTTGTTgtcagtagagcgtttgtgagctATGTTTTGAGAAATGAGAAAATTCAGGCGTTTTTGGAATGGTCTAAAGACACCTACAGTCCAGATGAATACTTATGGGCTACTCTACAGAGAATTCCAGAAGTGCCAGGTTCTGTGCCAGCTAACGGCAAATATGACATTTCCGATATGAACGCGATTGCTAGGTTTGTAAAATGGCAGTACTTGGAAGGGGAAGTGTCAAAGGGAGCACCATATCCACCCTGCAGCGGGACGCATGTTCGTGCCGTTTGTGTATTCGGTGCTGGAGACTTGCAGTTAATGCTGGGAAAACACCATTTATTTGCCAATAAATTTGACATCGATACAGACCCCATTGCGATCCAGTGCCTAGAGGAACACTTGAGACACACAGCTCTGCATCCAGAAAGGGACTTGTAA